In Syntrophomonas wolfei subsp. wolfei str. Goettingen G311, a single window of DNA contains:
- a CDS encoding bacteriohemerythrin — MIRWKDEYSVGVEHIDEQHRKLFEIAGRAYDLLKDELVVDKYDRIVAILGELKDYSVFHFNSEEEYMKSIGYRKFLSHKVIHDDFIEKINGIDLDKVDENQDKYLLDILDFIVRWIDGHILGQDKQYMQS, encoded by the coding sequence ATGATAAGATGGAAAGATGAGTATAGCGTGGGGGTTGAACATATTGATGAACAGCATCGCAAATTGTTTGAAATAGCCGGGCGGGCTTATGATTTGCTTAAAGATGAGCTGGTAGTGGATAAATACGATCGAATCGTGGCCATTCTGGGGGAGTTAAAGGACTATTCTGTTTTTCACTTCAATTCAGAAGAGGAATACATGAAGAGCATTGGCTACAGAAAGTTTTTATCACATAAAGTAATTCACGATGATTTTATCGAAAAAATTAACGGCATTGATCTGGACAAGGTTGATGAAAACCAGGACAAATACCTCCTGGATATTCTCGATTTTATTGTTCGCTGGATAGATGGGCATATTCTGGGTCAGGATAAGCAATACATGCAAAGTTGA
- a CDS encoding 5' nucleotidase, NT5C type, whose product MKIGIDIDNTITHTTEMIMHYARIFGEERELNTIPDLNYYYLEDVLGWDEETADLFLNTYLGTIYQEMRPKEEAVETIKQLKQEHELILITSRNQNFQKVEQVTIDWLRHYGVPYDDLILNATPNMHHFSKLEVCMQHGVQLMIEDHHDLALELSRAMPVILFDYPYNRHLSSDSIIRVKHWNEILDWVKQLPANTRRA is encoded by the coding sequence ATGAAGATCGGAATCGATATTGACAATACCATTACCCACACCACGGAAATGATTATGCATTACGCCCGGATATTCGGAGAGGAACGGGAGCTTAACACTATCCCGGATCTAAACTACTATTACCTGGAGGATGTTTTGGGCTGGGATGAGGAAACCGCTGATTTGTTTCTCAACACCTACCTGGGAACCATTTACCAGGAGATGAGGCCCAAGGAAGAGGCAGTGGAAACAATTAAGCAATTGAAGCAAGAGCACGAACTCATACTTATTACCTCCCGCAACCAGAATTTTCAAAAGGTGGAGCAGGTTACGATAGATTGGCTGCGGCACTATGGTGTTCCCTATGATGATTTGATTTTAAATGCCACCCCCAATATGCACCATTTCAGCAAGCTGGAGGTCTGTATGCAACATGGAGTGCAGCTTATGATTGAGGATCACCATGACCTGGCCCTGGAATTGAGCCGAGCCATGCCAGTGATCTTGTTCGATTATCCCTATAACCGTCATCTCAGTTCAGATAGTATTATACGAGTAAAGCACTGGAACGAAATTTTGGACTGGGTTAAGCAACTCCCCGCCAATACCAGGCGGGCTTAA